From Pseudobdellovibrio exovorus JSS, a single genomic window includes:
- the gltX gene encoding glutamate--tRNA ligase, with translation MSSAFSEVRVRFAPSPTGYLHVGGARSALFNYLFAKKNKGKFILRIEDTDQARSTEESLKMMIQDLKWLGLNWDEGPHPETLKDMGDCGPYKQSERQDIYQKVALQLLEAGKAYYCFMTDEELEAAREKLKAQGLQPHVESPYENMSLAEARQKIQNGEKAVVRFKTRQLKKDYILNDLIRGEVKFPSDMVGDFVLLRSDGMPVYNFCCVVDDHLMKMSHVLRAEEHLPNTLRQLMIYEGMNWETPQFGHISLVLDDDRQKLSKRKGAVACDQFKTDGYLPEAMVNYLALLGWSHPEQKEVLTLEEMCQTFSLDRVNPSGAIFDRVKLKWMNAQHLRALPNDQIYARISPFLMAAGLSLSTDPEWQVKSVETFKPYLEILSDAVALYSPLDDSKYEIAAESEEALKWESTKPVLEAWKELVTAHASEVFTEADFLAIQDAVKNKTSQKGKNLFFPIRIALIGKPQGAELKILVPLMNKTSILARAQKALEKC, from the coding sequence ATGAGTTCTGCATTTTCTGAAGTGCGTGTACGTTTTGCTCCAAGTCCAACGGGTTATCTTCACGTAGGTGGGGCAAGATCAGCATTATTTAATTATCTATTTGCCAAAAAGAATAAGGGTAAATTTATTCTAAGAATTGAAGATACAGATCAAGCACGCTCAACAGAAGAATCACTTAAAATGATGATTCAGGATTTAAAGTGGTTGGGTTTGAATTGGGATGAAGGTCCTCACCCAGAGACGTTAAAGGATATGGGAGACTGTGGTCCTTACAAACAAAGCGAGCGCCAAGATATCTATCAAAAAGTAGCCTTGCAATTACTTGAGGCGGGTAAAGCCTATTACTGTTTTATGACAGATGAAGAGCTAGAAGCAGCCCGTGAAAAATTGAAAGCTCAAGGGTTACAGCCGCACGTAGAGTCTCCGTATGAAAATATGTCGTTAGCAGAAGCTCGCCAAAAGATTCAAAATGGTGAAAAGGCTGTTGTGCGTTTTAAAACGCGTCAACTTAAGAAAGATTACATTCTGAATGATCTTATTCGCGGTGAAGTGAAGTTCCCATCTGATATGGTGGGTGACTTTGTACTTTTGCGTTCAGATGGGATGCCAGTTTATAACTTCTGCTGTGTTGTAGATGATCACTTGATGAAGATGTCCCATGTTTTACGAGCGGAAGAACATCTTCCTAATACACTAAGACAGTTGATGATTTATGAAGGAATGAATTGGGAGACACCGCAATTTGGTCATATTTCGTTAGTGTTAGATGATGATCGTCAAAAATTATCAAAGCGCAAAGGCGCTGTAGCCTGCGACCAATTTAAAACTGATGGTTACTTGCCAGAAGCTATGGTGAATTACTTGGCTTTATTGGGGTGGTCACATCCTGAACAAAAAGAAGTTCTGACATTAGAAGAGATGTGCCAGACATTCAGCTTAGACCGAGTGAACCCATCTGGGGCTATCTTTGATCGCGTCAAGTTAAAGTGGATGAATGCGCAGCACTTACGTGCGCTACCGAATGATCAGATTTATGCGCGTATCTCTCCATTTTTAATGGCGGCGGGTTTATCTTTGTCGACAGATCCTGAGTGGCAAGTTAAGTCTGTGGAAACATTTAAGCCTTATCTCGAGATCTTATCGGACGCGGTGGCACTTTATTCACCTTTAGATGATAGCAAATATGAAATAGCGGCTGAAAGTGAAGAAGCTTTAAAGTGGGAAAGTACAAAGCCTGTTTTAGAAGCGTGGAAGGAACTTGTGACGGCCCATGCATCGGAAGTTTTTACGGAAGCTGATTTCCTTGCTATTCAGGATGCGGTGAAGAATAAGACTTCTCAAAAAGGAAAAAACCTATTTTTTCCTATTCGTATTGCATTGATTGGTAAACCTCAAGGTGCCGAGCTTAAAATTTTAGTTCCACTTATGAACAAGACTTCTATATTGGCCCGTGCCCAGAAAGCTTTAGAGAAATGCTAA
- the cysS gene encoding cysteine--tRNA ligase, whose amino-acid sequence MLKVYNTLGKKLEEFKPLKEGQVSMYVCGPTVYWYLHVGNFRGPVFFNFVRNWLEHLGYKVTYALNFTDVDDKILKRAQEEGKDPQEVAEFYIEQYRHDFSSLGLRPHEHNPKVTEYMPQIISMVSELIEKNKAYVSGHDVNYSIESFKDYGKLSGRRTDELKEGVRIEVNEQKRNPLDFALWKSAKEGEGLSWKSPWGDGRPGWHIECSAMARGLFGDQIDIHGGGLDLMFPHHENEIAQSEGCSGHDFVKYWMHVNMLNFGGTKMSKSLGNVVSMRDFLKANHPEIYKWMILSVHYRSVADFSDEAIDRAVQGLAKFYSAMAMAENVKSSDSSVIAVLDEKYKKELEQAWKQIEEAFNDDFGTPAAFAVVFEVIRKFNSRIRRGMKLTPQVYSQCEEFLAFIKKFGAQLSLFQEPPQTFLTELDDQLLVKLGQKRSVIDSLVADRAKVRAAKDFERADELRKKLTDMGVAVSDTPQGSFWEVIK is encoded by the coding sequence ATGCTAAAAGTTTACAATACACTTGGTAAAAAACTAGAAGAGTTCAAACCCTTGAAGGAAGGGCAAGTGTCTATGTATGTCTGCGGTCCTACAGTGTACTGGTATTTACATGTGGGAAATTTTCGTGGACCTGTATTTTTCAACTTTGTTAGAAATTGGCTAGAGCATTTAGGGTACAAAGTGACCTACGCTCTTAATTTTACAGATGTGGATGATAAAATTTTAAAGCGTGCTCAAGAAGAAGGGAAAGACCCTCAAGAGGTGGCAGAGTTTTACATTGAGCAATACAGACATGACTTTTCATCTTTAGGTCTTCGTCCACATGAGCACAATCCTAAAGTGACGGAATACATGCCGCAGATCATTTCCATGGTGTCAGAGCTGATTGAAAAGAATAAGGCCTATGTAAGCGGTCACGACGTGAATTACTCTATTGAATCTTTTAAAGATTACGGAAAGCTTTCTGGGCGTCGTACAGACGAATTAAAAGAAGGTGTTCGTATTGAAGTTAATGAACAAAAACGAAACCCGTTAGACTTTGCTCTTTGGAAGTCGGCAAAAGAGGGTGAAGGTTTAAGTTGGAAGTCTCCGTGGGGTGATGGACGACCGGGTTGGCACATTGAGTGTTCAGCTATGGCCCGAGGGCTTTTTGGAGATCAAATAGATATTCATGGCGGGGGGCTAGATTTGATGTTCCCTCATCATGAAAATGAAATCGCTCAAAGTGAAGGGTGCTCGGGACACGATTTTGTGAAGTATTGGATGCATGTCAACATGCTGAACTTCGGTGGAACAAAAATGTCGAAGTCTTTAGGAAACGTCGTGAGTATGCGAGACTTCTTAAAAGCGAATCATCCTGAAATTTACAAGTGGATGATTTTGTCTGTTCATTATCGCAGTGTCGCTGACTTTAGCGACGAGGCTATTGATCGTGCTGTACAGGGCCTAGCGAAATTCTATTCGGCTATGGCTATGGCTGAAAATGTAAAAAGCAGTGATTCTTCTGTGATAGCGGTATTAGATGAAAAATACAAAAAAGAGCTAGAGCAAGCGTGGAAACAAATTGAAGAGGCTTTTAACGATGACTTTGGCACTCCTGCGGCTTTTGCTGTTGTTTTTGAAGTGATCAGAAAGTTTAATTCGCGAATTCGTCGTGGGATGAAATTAACACCGCAGGTATACAGTCAGTGTGAAGAGTTCTTAGCCTTTATTAAAAAGTTTGGGGCTCAACTGAGTTTATTTCAAGAACCACCACAGACATTTTTAACAGAATTAGATGATCAGCTTTTAGTGAAGCTGGGGCAAAAAAGGTCTGTTATAGATTCACTTGTGGCTGATCGTGCGAAAGTGCGCGCTGCAAAAGATTTTGAAAGAGCGGATGAGCTACGTAAAAAACTAACAGATATGGGTGTTGCGGTCAGCGACACTCCACAGGGAAGTTTTTGGGAAGTTATTAAGTAG
- a CDS encoding DUF2779 domain-containing protein translates to MANLPKLISKTKIMQGYQCHKQLYLSVHRKELIPPVTPELQALFDQGNHVTEEARKRFPSGVLIDNPAFDFVGSLKKTRELLSAHTETIFEAAFEYKGCYARADIISYNPLTQRWIIREVKSTTKVKDEHLDDVGLQVWIMANAGLPIEKIVLMHLNPLCKYPDLRNLFVEEDITDKLRGLHTSIAPRLNEVFKSLRAEQVPAISIGEHCYRPRECQFKDHCWAENQVPDLSVFDIPTLRQKKWEFCDKGLLKLDDIPESELDHQQQIFLNVLKTGNRFIDRERIHSELAKWKFPLVFLDFETQSSAIPRFDGTGPFAQVPFQFSVHVLDSLDSELRHYEYLCNEDKDPREELTPLLIEACRGVGSVVAYYSQFEAGRIQDLEDYFPHHKEELKSIRDRLVDPLPLLREAVYDRAFRESFSIKSVGPALLGDVFDYKAMTVPDGGAAQRAYAEMVDSKTSGARREVLRNALLEYCAKDTLVMVELVKWLYKC, encoded by the coding sequence ATGGCTAATTTACCGAAGCTTATCAGTAAAACAAAGATCATGCAGGGATACCAATGCCACAAGCAATTGTATCTATCTGTACATCGAAAAGAGCTGATTCCTCCGGTTACACCCGAACTTCAGGCCTTATTTGATCAAGGAAATCATGTGACGGAAGAAGCTAGAAAAAGGTTTCCGTCTGGAGTTCTTATCGATAATCCGGCATTTGACTTTGTCGGATCATTAAAGAAAACGCGCGAATTATTGAGCGCTCATACAGAAACTATATTCGAAGCGGCCTTTGAGTATAAAGGGTGTTACGCGCGGGCGGATATTATTTCGTATAATCCACTAACGCAAAGATGGATCATTCGTGAAGTCAAATCGACAACTAAAGTAAAAGATGAGCATCTGGATGATGTTGGTTTGCAAGTTTGGATTATGGCCAATGCGGGGCTGCCAATCGAAAAAATAGTGCTGATGCATTTAAACCCACTTTGTAAGTATCCAGATTTGCGAAATCTTTTTGTAGAAGAAGATATTACAGATAAGTTAAGAGGTCTACACACCTCTATAGCACCTCGATTGAATGAGGTGTTTAAGTCTTTACGGGCAGAGCAGGTTCCTGCAATTTCTATCGGCGAGCATTGTTATCGTCCACGGGAATGCCAGTTCAAAGATCATTGTTGGGCTGAAAATCAAGTTCCAGATCTCAGCGTATTTGATATTCCTACCTTGCGCCAAAAGAAATGGGAGTTCTGCGATAAAGGTCTACTGAAGTTAGACGATATCCCAGAATCAGAGTTAGACCATCAACAACAGATATTTTTAAATGTTTTAAAAACTGGGAATAGGTTTATTGATCGCGAGCGCATTCATTCAGAACTGGCTAAATGGAAATTCCCACTAGTATTTTTAGATTTTGAAACGCAGAGCTCTGCTATCCCTAGATTTGATGGAACAGGGCCTTTTGCGCAGGTACCATTTCAGTTTAGCGTCCATGTATTAGACTCTTTAGACTCTGAATTAAGACATTACGAATATTTGTGTAATGAGGATAAAGACCCACGTGAAGAGCTAACTCCATTACTGATTGAGGCCTGCCGTGGCGTTGGCAGTGTGGTGGCCTATTACTCTCAGTTCGAAGCTGGGCGAATTCAAGATCTAGAGGACTATTTCCCCCATCATAAAGAAGAACTAAAATCTATACGTGATCGTTTGGTAGATCCTTTACCGCTTCTACGTGAGGCTGTTTACGACAGAGCGTTTCGTGAAAGCTTTAGTATCAAAAGTGTGGGGCCAGCCCTTTTAGGGGATGTTTTTGACTATAAGGCGATGACTGTTCCCGATGGTGGGGCGGCTCAAAGAGCCTATGCTGAAATGGTGGATTCCAAGACTTCGGGTGCTCGTCGGGAAGTCTTAAGAAATGCCTTGCTGGAGTACTGCGCAAAAGACACTCTGGTCATGGTTGAACTGGTCAAGTGGTTGTATAAATGCTAA
- a CDS encoding tryptophan 2,3-dioxygenase family protein, giving the protein MHKNQGPVYYNDYLMLEKFLDCQQPLSRKYADQSNPEAHDETLFIVVHQAYELWFKQILHDLNSILKIFSQSKVHDHELGTVVQRLERIRKIQVMIGSQLEILESMTPMDFLEFRNLLIPASGFQSTQFREIEIKLGLNTHDRQSIDREFFLGRLNEKDRQKLIELEGSPSLLKLLEAWLERTPFTISGDFNFWNEYQKTVQAISSEDEATIQSNMANLSDREKQMQLENLKVTRETFESLFDEEAHAQLVSAGGRKLSRKAILNALFILLYREEPMLALPYQMMSLMMDIDENFTTWRYRHALLAQRMLGTKIGTGGSSGHQYLKRAADNNRVFVDLFNLSTYLIPRSRLPQIPEAVKRQLNFHV; this is encoded by the coding sequence ATGCATAAGAATCAGGGACCGGTTTATTACAACGATTATTTAATGCTGGAAAAATTTTTAGATTGTCAGCAGCCATTAAGTCGTAAATACGCAGATCAAAGTAACCCAGAAGCTCACGATGAAACTTTATTTATTGTTGTTCATCAGGCCTACGAACTGTGGTTTAAGCAGATTTTGCATGACTTGAATTCAATCCTAAAAATATTTTCTCAAAGTAAAGTTCATGACCACGAACTGGGGACTGTTGTTCAAAGATTAGAGCGTATCCGTAAAATCCAAGTGATGATTGGATCGCAGCTTGAAATTCTGGAAAGCATGACGCCAATGGATTTCCTAGAATTTAGAAATCTTCTTATTCCCGCATCGGGATTTCAAAGCACGCAGTTTCGTGAAATTGAAATTAAATTGGGTTTGAACACACATGATCGTCAAAGTATTGATCGGGAGTTCTTCCTAGGTCGTTTAAATGAAAAAGATCGCCAGAAGTTAATTGAGCTAGAAGGAAGTCCTTCTTTGTTAAAACTTCTTGAGGCGTGGCTAGAGCGAACTCCTTTCACGATTTCAGGTGATTTTAATTTTTGGAACGAATATCAAAAAACAGTTCAGGCCATTTCCTCAGAAGATGAGGCCACTATTCAGTCTAATATGGCTAATTTGTCAGATCGTGAAAAACAGATGCAGCTAGAAAACCTGAAGGTGACACGTGAAACCTTTGAAAGCCTTTTTGATGAAGAGGCCCATGCTCAGCTCGTCAGTGCCGGAGGCCGAAAATTATCGCGAAAAGCGATTTTGAATGCGCTCTTTATTTTGCTTTATCGTGAAGAGCCTATGTTAGCGCTGCCATATCAGATGATGAGCTTGATGATGGATATAGATGAAAACTTTACGACATGGCGCTATCGCCACGCTCTTTTGGCTCAACGTATGTTAGGAACAAAAATTGGAACAGGTGGATCTTCTGGACATCAATACTTAAAACGGGCTGCTGATAACAATCGTGTGTTTGTGGATCTCTTTAACTTGTCGACTTATTTGATTCCAAGAAGCCGTTTGCCACAAATTCCAGAAGCGGTGAAAAGGCAGTTGAACTTTCATGTTTAA